One region of Brassica napus cultivar Da-Ae chromosome A10, Da-Ae, whole genome shotgun sequence genomic DNA includes:
- the LOC106348816 gene encoding cysteine and histidine-rich domain-containing protein RAR1-like — MEVGSATKLQCQRIGCNAMFTDDDNPDGSCQFHASGPFFHDGMKEWSCCKQRSHDFTLFLEIPGCKKGKHTTEKPVLAKPAPRQPPITVPTSSPVANAAATLKDSCSRCRQGFFCSDHGSQPKGQIRQDLSTPVVQAQEEDIETLAPPPPVKKVVIDINEPQVCKNKGCDKTFKERDNHETACSYHPGPAVFHDRLRGWKCCDVHVKEFDEFMEIPPCSKGWHSSSADQAV, encoded by the exons ATGGAAGTAGGATCAGCAACTAAGCTTCAGTGCCAACGTATAGGCTGCAACGCCATGTTCACCGATGATGACAATCCAGACGGTTCTTGCCAGTTTCATGCTTCT GGA CCATTTTTTCACGACGGAATGAAAGAGTGGAGCTGCTGCAAGCAAAGAAGTCATGATTTCACTTTGTTCTTGGAAATCCCTGG ATGTAAGAAAGGCAAACACACAACTGAGAAACCAGTTCTTGCCAAACCTGCGCCAAGACAGCCTCCTATCACGGTTCCTACTTCATCTCCAGTTGCCAATGCAGCAGCAACATTAAAAGACTCTTGCTCTAGGTGCCGCCAAGGCTTCTTCTGCTCTGACCATG GCTCCCAACCCAAAGGACAGATCAGGCAGGACCTGAGTACACCAGTAGTACAAGCGCAAGAAGAAGATATTGAGACCTTAGCACCACCACCTCCAGTTAAAAAGGTTGTTATAGACATCAATGAACCGCAAGTTTGCAAAAACAAAGGATGTGACAAAACAttcaaagaaagagacaatCACGAGACTGCTTGCAGCTATCATCCAGGTCCTGCTGTCTTCCACGACAGACTCAGAGGG TGGAAGTGCTGCGATGTTCATGTGAAGGAGTTCGACGAGTTCATGGAAATACCTCCTTGCAGTAAAGGTTGGCACAGCAGCAGCGCCGATCAAGCGGTCTGA
- the LOC106352222 gene encoding arp2/3 complex-activating protein rickA-like, with amino-acid sequence MEPQETEPPPRKQLRQPPSVPFVWEERPGFPKKNWQPSLATFVPSPPPLPPPIPVPVKLVTSVPFRWEETPGKPVPYSTNDPPKLPQPPSETVTTPHPLPPPVPVPVKLVTSVPFDWEETPGQPYPCFVDFNPPDPLDQPLPPPPMYGTGEEVETSSDTYDDASSDSFSSVPISGATAADDNLTSPGYESDDSTSSYMTGASSLVGASFLEKLFPRLLPQEKAKAADSTEAFQDSTRPLHEEVKLTADSGNMKIGFPVKMPQTLGELIMLSRKRSYMRRAVAMRKHNPSMGFTKNGAERFCIKMKQGHEWEKYQPRLKLV; translated from the exons ATGGAACCTCAAGAAACAGAGCCACCACCTCGAAAACAACTTAGACAGCCTCCTTCTGTGCCTTTCGTTTGGGAAGAACGACCTGGCTTCCCAAAGAAGAACTGGCAACCTTCACTAGCCACCTTCGtgccttctcctcctcctcttcctccccCTATACCAGTCCCGGTTAAGCTGGTCACATCGGTTCCTTTCCGTTGGGAAGAGACCCCTGGTAAACCGGTCCCTTATTCCACAAACGACCCACCTAAGCTTCCACAGCCACCTTCAGAAACCGTCACCACTCCTCATCCGTTACCACCTCCGGTTCCAGTTCCGGTTAAGCTAGTTACATCGGTTCCATTCGACTGGGAAGAAACTCCTGGACAACCGTACCCTTGCTTCGTTGATTTCAACCCACCTGACCCGTTGGATCAACCGCTGCCACCACCTCCCATGTACGGTACTGGTGAGGAGGTTGAAACCAGCAGCGATACTTACGATGACGCAAGCAGCGACTCCTTCAGCTCTGTACCCATATCAGGTGCTACTGCTGCGGATGACAACCTGACATCTCCAGGCTATGAATCTGATGACAGTACGAGCAGTTACATGACAGGAGCTTCCAGCCTCGTGGGAGCTTCCTTCTTGGAAAAGCTTTTTCCACGTCTTCTCCCACAGGAAAAGGCTAAAGCTGCTGATTCTACTGAGGCTTTTCAGGACTCTACTCGTCCAttgcatgaagaggtgaagcttaCGGCAGATTCTGGTAACATGAAGATTGGCTTTCCTGTGAAGATGCCGCAGACGCTCGGGGAGCTGATAATGCTGAGTAGAAAGAGAAGCTATATGAGAAGAGCTGTTGCAATGAGAAAGCACAATCCTTCCATG GGATTTACAAAGAATGGAGCTGAGAGGTTCTGCATCAAAATGAAACAAGGACATGAGTGGGAAAAATACCAACCGAGGCTGAAGCTTGTTTAG